In Excalfactoria chinensis isolate bCotChi1 chromosome 5, bCotChi1.hap2, whole genome shotgun sequence, a single genomic region encodes these proteins:
- the DBX1 gene encoding homeobox protein DBX1 translates to MMFPSLIAPPAVYPSLLRPTPTLTLPQSLQSAFSSHSSFLVEDLIRISRPGAYPPRSAPPPSSMSPPASAPRTDSGTPELPGCTAARRICSPQSSGSDSTFLKFGVNAILSSAPRTESSPALLQSVPPKTFSFPYFEGSFQPFIRSSYFPAASAVVPIPGTFSWPLAARGKPRRGMLRRAVFSDVQRKALEKMFQKQKYISKPDRKKLAAKLGLKDSQVKIWFQNRRMKWRNSKERELLSSGGCREQTLPTKFNPHPDLSDVGKKCSGEEEEEEEGPMACPPSPLHPLPYHPAPQHLRDRLGPQTPPSPSHSSSPSKPSDCSDSEEEDEEGEEEEEEITVS, encoded by the exons ATGATGTTCCCCAGCCTCATCGCCCCGCCGGCTGTCTACCCGAGCCTGCTGCGGCCCACTCCCACCCTCACCTTGCCGCAGTCGCTGCAATCCGCTTTCTCCAGCCACTCCAGCTTCCTGGTGGAGGACCTGATCCGCATCAGCCGGCCCGGCGCCTACCCGCCCCGCAGCGCTCCCCCGCCCAGCAGCATGTCCCCCCCGGCCTCAGCACCCAGGACAGACTCGGGGACGCCGGAGCTGCCCGGCTGCACCGCGgccaggaggatctgctctcCCCAAAGCTCCGGCAGTGACTCCACGTTCCTCAAGTTCGGGGTCAACGCCATCCTGTCCTCCGCCCCCCGCACCG AGTCCTCTCCTGCTTTGCTTCAAAGCGTCCCTCCAAAGACTTTCTCCTTTCCGTACTTTGAAGGATCCTTCCAGCCTTTCATCAGATCTTCCTATTTCCCAG ctgcctcGGCTGTTGTTCCCATCCCTGGCACCTTCTCGTGGCCGCTGGCTGCCCGTGGTAAGCCGCGCCGTGGCATGTTGCGCCGTGCCGTCTTCTCCGATGTGCAGCGCAAGGCATTGGAGAAGATGTTCCAAAAGCAGAAGTACATCAGCAAGCCTGACAGGAAGAAGCTGGCGGCCAAGCTGGGTCTCAAGGACTCACAG GTGAAGATCTGGTTCCAGAACAGGAGAATGAAGTGGAGGAACTCCAAAGAAAGAGAGCTCCTCTCCTCTGGTGGTTGCAGAGAGCAAACCCTACCCACCAAGTTCAACCCCCACCCAGACCTCAGCGACGTTGGCAAGAAGTGCtcaggggaggaggaggaagaggaggaaggccCCATGGCatgcccccccagccccctgcACCCCCTGCCCTAccacccagccccacagcacctgCGGGACAGGCTGGGCCCCCAGACACCTCCCTCCCCATCACactccagcagccccagcaaaCCCTCAGACTGCTCGGACTCagaggaagaggatgaggaaggggaggaagaagaagaagagataACAGTCTCTTAG